CCTACCTCGAGCCGGACTCGATTGCCCCTCGGGCTGAGGCGCTAAAGCGTTTGGCCTCAAGTTGGGGCGTGAATGACGTCACCATCAAGGGCGCCATGGACTTCGCGCGAAACAAAAAAACACTCATATACCTCGACAGCTTCCGAACTAATATACCGGAGATGGGGCACGGGCTTCTCTCGCTGTATTGGGGTTTCTTCAAAAGCGGGATCCATCGCGATGGAGACGCGAATCGTCTGGCGAGATACAAAGGTTATCGTTCGCTTCCGGTCGGAACACTCGGTCATGCCTTTGCCGCCTATTATGACGACAATAAATTCCCGCTGCCGGGAACCGCCGGGGCGGCGTTCTCCAACAACCTCAGTCTGCACGATGTGCATCATGCTCTCGCGGGCTACGATACGAGTCCGCTCGGCGAATTGTGCGTCTACGCGTTCGATGGTGCACTCTCCCGGAGAGATTACAGCAGTGCGCTTGTCGGGTCTGTCGCACAGTTTCAGTTAGGCTATGCGCGGTATCGGGACACGCCCTCCTGGCGAAACCAGTTCGATCCCGAGATGATCTACCGTGCGGCGGAACGCGGGCATGGCTGCCGTGTGAACTATGTGGATGAATCGATCGATTTCGATTCACTCAAGGCCGAACCCCTGGCTGAGGTTCGGGAACGTTTCGGCATTGATCCCGAAGGTGCCTTGGTCCGATCGCCTGACGATCCATGGTGCGGGGCGCTAGGTCCTCCCGATGAACGGGAGAATCCCGATCTTTTGCGCGCGGGGATCCAAGACTTCGAGTAAGTGCCGCGCCCGATCGTCTCGGCAAACTGGTCCGCGGATAGCCGACATGAAGCCCCTTTTTGGCTCCAATCCGACCTAACGGCGCCTTACCGGACGTATGCTTGCGCCTCTTGCTGCCTCATGGAGCCTCTCGGGCGCGTCGGGGCCGGCCGGCGCCCCAAGGGGTGAAGCCGTGAGATCTTCGTCGTCGGGCGCGCTCGTTCAGCGGACTGGCCGTGGAACTCGCGGGGTGACGCCTCCTCGAGCTCGCGACCAGGGGATCAACAGCCATAGAGTGCGAGTGCATAGGAAAGACCGCTCACGCGATCCCAGTTGGGGTTCTCCTTCTGAATTTCCAGACAGATCTCAGTGTAGACATAGATCGTGGATTGGATCTCGAAGGGGGGGGAGCAGGAGGCAGGTATGACGAAGAATTCTGGCGAACAACGATCGCGTGGCGGGGTTTCGAGGAAGTTGACGAGCCGGGTCTCGGCGGGATGCGGCCGCATCCTGTATTCGGCCGTGTATTGCTCCGGAATCGCAACCTGCGTAAAGGCGCGACTGGCGAGGGTCAGGGCCGATTCGGCGACGATACTGTCGCGTTGGATGGCTCGAGTGGCCAGTCGTTCGGCTTCGGGAGCCGGGGCCATGAGCAAGGCGAATGCGAGAAAGAGAATGGCGTTCATGGTTGGTCCTCCGTTGTGTTCGTGAATCGGATCGTCCGGAACGTTTCCAATGGACTCTCAGTAGCCGCCGCGGACGGCGCGGACGTGGTTTGCGCGTGACTTGGTATCGAAGCGGACGGCGGCGTCGTTGAAATTGACTCCCCACGCGGCCCCGGGAGCGCCGGTCAAGGCGGACGACGACCAATAGAAACCCTCCGCGGTTTCGCCTGGAATCGTCGTGCAGGGCGGAGTCGTGCAGAAAGGTTCCTGCTCACTCAGAATTTCTTTGAGCTCGCCCAAGGTCGGGAGCCGCCAGTCGCACTTGTTCGCGAAACAGCCAGTCGTCGTAGCCCCGTTCCACTCGCCCCCGTTGAGCGTCCCCAAGAACTCCACGAACGCGCCACCATCCGGAGCCCCGGGGGCCCCGGCCGTGCTCGCCCACGTGAACTCGTCGTCCCTTTCGTGGATGATAAAACGGCCGACGGTCTTGAGCTCCCACATGAGGCCGGTCCAGTTGTCGGTGGCGGTGCCGTCGCCGTGGTCGGTCCAACGAGGCAGAGCCTCGCAGTCGCTCACCTGCTTGAACCCCTGCGACGCCTTGTCCCAGGCAAACCGAACGGTGCCGTCGCAGATTTCGGTCTCCGACAAGTCGCCCTTCGTCGACACCAGGTTGGTGCACGAGAGTTCTGCGCTCCCCGGGGTGAAGACCCCATCGTTCGAGAGGGTGCAGCGCGATGCGACCGAACCGTTCTCCTGGTCGAATTCCACGAGCGCGCTGAACGGGAAGGTGGCCAGGGAGAACACATCTACGTTCGCGTTTGTGAGGAGGGCTTCCCCGCCCATCGTGTCGCGTACCCGGACCTGCACGGTGATCGGACCGCGTCCAGCCTCGCGTGCCCAATTCGTCACGCCCGAGAATCCCGTGCGAAGCGGGATGCTCGGGTCGCCCGCGTTCACGTCCCCGCGTTCCGAGCAGCAGGGCACCTCTCCGGTCTTGACGCCGTCGATCAATACGTCGAAGGGCTGGATCAGCTCCGCACCGGGGGTCGTGGTGTAGACCCAGCCCTGAACGTTGCCGACCTGGGAGGCAAAGCCGTCGGGGGTCTCTAGAAGACCGATGATCTCGGCCGCTGCCGGCGTTGCGAAGGTGTGCAGTAGGAGGAGGGTCAAAATGGTTGCGCGGTTCATGGTGGCTCCTTTGGACGGTTTCTCGCTCTGCCGGCGGCGCGAGCAACCGGCGCAGGCGAATGAAAGTCTCGAAAGTAGTGCGTTCAATCGGCCGGAACGTGGTTCTATGGCCGATTCCCGCAACGCGGAGCGTCAGGGTGGTCAAGTCAGGCGTCCCAGGTGAGAGGCTGGTCCGGATCCGGCTCGTACGAGCACAGGTTGCCCGTCCGGATCGTCGCGCTCAGCGACCGACCGAGAGCCGGGTGCCCCTCTTGGATTCGTTCGATGGTCCGCTTGATCGCGCGGGTGACGTTGAGGCGAGCTCGTTCGACGTCGGAGCCCGCACGTCGCGGTCGGCCACCGGGCCCCAGAGCTTGAGCCGCGGATAGCCGACATGAAGCCCCTTTTTGGCTCCAATCCGACCTAACGGCGCCTTACCGGACGTATGCTTGCGCCTCTTGCTGCCTCATGGCGTCCTCATGTTGCTGGAGCCGTTCATGAGGAAGGCTGCTGTCGAGGGTCTCCAGTGTGCGTTGCCAGACGACGAGGGCCTTGGACAAGGAAGTAGGTCCCGTCTGCGGATCGATGATGCGCACCCCGCACCCATGCCAGCGAAGCCGGTGCGCTGCGGCGAGCCCGACCGGTCGCGCACCCACAACAAGAATTGGTTCGTTAGTTGGCATTGCCAGGGTCCGTTTTTTGCGCGCGATCTCCGCTGGAATTGCAGCGGCATTCCCGAGAGACATTTCTAGTCTCGAGGAGGCGTCTCGAGGTGCTGCTTTGAAGCATCGACGTAGCGAGCGAGGATGCCGAGCCATTCGGATGTTTCCATGATCTGGAGAATCGAGGAGTTGACGTCGCGGCGCAATGGGCTGTGGCGGGGGAAGCCAAAGGCGTAGAATCCGGGATCAAAAGTTTGCGGCAAGATCGAGAGTTCTCCGGTTCCATCTCTTTTGACGCCATAGGCCAGAACGGGTTCGTCGTTTACAAAAGTGTCGATCTTGCGCGCATTCACGGCGTCGAGGCCTGCCTCGGTGTTGGGAAAAGTGGAATAGAGAATGAAGTTCTGGCGCAGATAAGCAGCCCCGGTAGAACCGGCGAGTGCCCCCACGCGGACCCGCGAAAGGTCGGCCGGGCCCTGAATCCGCGGCGTGAGCTGCGTCACGGTCAGCGCGGATGCCATTGCTCCGGTCAACCCGGCGAGGGCAAACAGGGAGATGAACATCCATACCAGCGCTAGACTTCGCCCCAATGGGGTGATCGGTGATTTATCGCCGTAGCCCACTGTGGTCATGGTGACCGCCGACCACCAGAAGCCAGCACCGATTCCGTCAGCTGCCGACCCTCCAAATTGCGACGGATTGCGTCGATGCTCCGCTGCCCAAATCAGAACCCCCGTGACGAGCAGAATCAGGAAGAGGAGTCCGGCCGAACGCAGGAAGGATTTGGAAAAAAGCCGATCCAGAAACTCCCACCAGCCGCCCGATTCACCGGACTTTACGGCCATCGCGAGGCCGGTGCTAAAGAAGGGATACGAGAACTCGATGATTTGGTTGCGCTGGGCGGTCATTCCGATGGCCGCCACGGCGACATTGATCTCATTTTTCCGAGTCGACTCGATTAACTTCTCGAGTTTCAGTTCGTGGATTTCAAATTCGAGATTCAGATCTTCGGCGATCGCACGCCAGAGGTCGATGCTGATCCCGGTCCAGGTGCCGTCGGGAAGCTGGAAGGAAAAGGGCGGGGCATTCCTGGTCCCGATGCGCAGCTTTTTCGGTTTGCTGTCGGGCGCAGCGCTCGTTGCTGAGTCCGTCGCGCCAGAGGCTGAGGGTTCCGTCGCCGCCATGAGGTTGGCCGGCGAGAGCAGCAGCGCGAGGGAGAGCAGGGTCACTCCATGGAGAATTCTTGTCATCGGATGGCTCAATTCGAATCCTGTTCGATAGGTGCGGGGCTGCTTTGGCGCAGAGAAAGGGTCAGCATCAGTGTTGCGAGAGCGACCATGGCGAGGTTGCGCCGTGCGCCCAAAGGCGTCTGGAGGGTCTCCCATGGTTTCCAGAAGCCGATGCCAATTCGGCCAATATACTCGATGAGCATCGTCAGGTACATCAAGGGGAGCGGATAGCCGACATGAAGCCCCTTTTTGGCTCCGCTCCGACCTAACGGCGCCTTACCGGAGGTATGCGTGGCTCCTTATCGGACGTTGGCGTGCGGCTCGTTCTGGCACATGGAGCTACGGGACAACCATCGCCCCCCCCCCCCCTATTTTTTCGGGCTTTCCCGGCTCGGCATCTCCGCCTGAATGGCCTGGGCAATCCGCCGGCTCAGCTGGCCGAGAGCCCGGCTGTGAGCGGCTGCGAGAGCTTCGACATCGCGCCCTTCGACGGGCTCCTGGGCGACCGTTCGTCCCGAACGCATGCCCGCTGGATCTGCGCTGTCGTGGACAGACCACACCGCGTCGATCTCGACCCGCTGGTCGGGCACGGACTCGAATCGCTGAACGTCGAGGGTGACCCGGAGGTCATAGCGAAAGCCGGGAGCGGGAAGCGGTACCACGTCGGGCGTCCCGAGCAGCGCGGAGAGGTCGGCAGCGACGGTCTGGGCGATGGCCTCGCCGAGGGGAGCAGCCCACCGATGGTACTCGTGGAGCGTCACGCGGTTGGGCGCCACCTGCAGCACGAACTGTGGACGGTCTACCGCGGAAGGGATTTCGACCGGCCCCACTCCGATCGCGAGGGCCGCATGGGCGGACAAGTCCGCGGGCACGGTGGGCGCGAGCGTGTAGAACCTGGACGTTGGAGAAGAGCAAGCCAGGGCGAGAGCAACCGCGGACAAGAGTGAGAGTCGGCAGGAACGGGTCATCAGTTTTCCTCCCCGGACTTTCCGAAAATGAGCGATTCGGGGTGACGTTCGAGATAGTCGGCGAGTACCCGGACCGACCTCGCCGCACCGCTTACCTCCTCGAGGGCTCGATCCAATTCGGAAAGGAGCACGGAATTCGGTTGGACCAGGCCATTGGCGCTCTCCATGAGGGTCGTGGCCCGCAGGAGCGTCTGGTTCAACTGCGCAACTGCGATGGCGACGTCCTCACCGATTTTCTGGAACGGAATCGTTTTGATCTCCGTAAGAAGTTCGCGCGCCTCGTCTTCGATGCTGGCGAGTCCCCCCGACACCGTCGCAAGGTGGGGCGGGTCTTGCGACCAGTCGATCTTGGCCGGGGGTGCACTGGGGAAAGAATCGATCGCAACGAATAGAGCACCGGTAATAAAGCTACCCGTGCGCAGCTGCGCGCGATAGCCCTTCTCGACCAGCGCTTCGATACGCATCCTGCGGCCGTCGTCATCGTCCGCATTCTGCTTGAGACCGAGCAGGCCTTCGTAAATACGAATGGTGACGGGAACCGAGACGTCCTTGCGGCTCGTATCGAAAATCAGCTCCGTATCGACGACCTCGCCGATTCGCACCCCCTGCAGCTCTACTGGAGCACCAATCTCCAGTCCTCTGATTGATTGATTGAAAATGAGGACGAAGTCCTCCGCCTTACCGAGAGGCGTTTGGAACGCGGTCGCGCGCGAAGCGAAGAGCTCGAAACGCGAATTCTCCTCCGCCGGAGTCAAGACCTTGGCCGAGGCCGGAGTCTGAAACGCGATACCGCCAATGAGGATGGAAAGAAGCGACTGGGTTTCGACCTCGACGCCGTTTGCACTGAGCGAAATGTCGACCCCACTCGCCTGCCAAAAGCGCGTCGCGGCATTGACGTATTGATCGTAGAGGGCGTTGACGAAAATCTTCACGTCGAACGACTTGCCGTCCTTATTGAGGTTATACGACGAGACCTGGCCCACCTTAAACCGCCGAAGATAGATGGGGGATCCCTGCTCCAGCGAGCCGAGATTGTCGGTATTCAACAAGAAGAAGCGCCCTGGGACACCGGACTCGACCACCGGGGGCTCTTTCAGAGCGACGAATCGACGTTTTCTTTTCTTGGACTTTCCGATTTCCAGGCTGATGAACGCCCCCGAAAGTAGTGTTTCGAGTCCGGAAACCTCGGCGCCGGAGATGCGCGGGCGCACGACCCAAAAGTGGGTTCCTTCGACGAGAAGATCTTCGTTCCCCGCCTTGATCGACGCGGTCGCCTCGACCTCCGTACGGTCTTTCGAGAGGCGGATCTGCGTCAATGTCCCAATCTCTACGCCGTTGTATTGGATCTGAGTTTTTCCTGCCTCCAAGCCTTCTGCAGAGTCGAATACGATCGTGATGGTCGGTCCGCGGTTCAGGATTCCGGTGACCGCAATCCAGCCCCCGGCCGCGGCCGCCACGAGGGGCACGATCCACACGAACGAAAGACGTTTTCTCTTTCTTTCCGTCACTCGGGACTCGGGAATCGGCGGGTCGATGTCAGGCATGGCGCACCTCTTTCTGATTGTTGGAATCCCAAATCAGCCGTGGATCAAAGGACGCAACGGCCAACATCGTCAGGACGACGACCGTAGCGAAGAAGAACAGGCCAGGGCCGGGTTCAACCGACATCAAGGGCTGGAGTTGCACGAGCGCCACGGTAAACGTGTCAACGAACACGTCGACCATCGACCACCTTCCGATGACCTCGACCAGCCGGTAGAGGCGAACGCGCTCTTCGCGGTTCTTGATCGAGCCACGCTGCACACTCAGTAGGAGATGGATCAAAGCCACGATCTTGCCGCACGGGATCATGATGCTCGCAACGAGAACGATCAGCGACAGCGGCCATCCGCTCGGAGACCATAGAAGAACCACGCCCCCCATGATGGTGTCGGACTCCGCCCCTTCGATCGTGACGGTAGACAACACCGGGAAAAGATTCGCGGGCACGTAACAGATCGCCGCGGCCAGAATGAGAGCCCACGTCCGTTGCAGACTTCTGGCCTTGCGGAACTCGACCGGTTGGCCACAGCGCGGACATCGCCCGCTCGTCGCCCCGTCCACCGGCTGCGATAGCAATTCGCAGGTTTCGCAACTCTGCAATCCCCGCTGCATCGCCGATGCGGGACGGACCACGCCAGCCGCTGGAGGGTCGACCGTCATGCGCCGGGATCTTCCGGCTGGGCGGACTGCTCTTGGACCTCTGGTCGCCCCGGTCCCGTCCATTCGACCCGTTCCCAGATTTCCCTCGGGTCGAACACGACATGCAGGGCCGCCAAGACCACGATCAGCGCCCCGAGAGCGAAGAGCCCGATGCCTGGAATGACCATCGCGTAGTCCGCGATCTTCATGAGAGCGACGAGCGTCCCCAACATCATGACCTCGACCATGGTCCAGATCTTGGCGCCAGGGAGGTGCGCCAGAAGTCCTGCGACCCAGCGCGGCACGGGGTCTCGCTTGGCTCCGAGCGCGATTGCCGTCGTGAAGCCGATCTGCAGAACCGGTGCACCGATGGCCGTGAAGAATACCAGGGTCGCGACGAGTTGCTGGCCATCCCGCCAAAGTTGGACCGCCCCTCCGAAGACCGTCGTGAAGGCCTGGTTGCCGACCGCGGAAAGTCCCAGGATGGGCACCGAATTCGCGAGAAGACACAGAGAGACGGCCGCGGCGGAGAGCGCGAGGGTGCGATCGATCGAGTCTTCTCGGCGCGCCCATAGAGTCCGCGCACAGCGTGGGCACTCGACCGACCCGGGAGACTCGGGGTCGGGCAGACGCTGCAGCAGGTCGCAGTCGAGGCAGGCGATCAGCGACGGGTCCGCCAGTGGACGGTTGTACATACCGCGGCGATATCAGACATCCGCCGCAAGTTCCCCCCGAAATCGCGCTGAAATCCGTCGTTTATGGGGTCACACACCCCATTCCCGCGCCCCCCACCCCGCCTCCAACGCGGGGGCTCGGTTCCGTTGCGCGCCGGAGGCGTCTGGTTGTTTTCCCTCAGGACCCGCGACAGAAGTCGGCGATGCTGCGCGCCGTTTCGCGACTGATCTCGGGGCAGAGGATCGGCATGGTGTCCGCGCCGTGCGACGTGCCCATGAGCTGTCGACACTGAGCGGGGACTCCGGCGCGCAGGAGAACTCGGTAGAAATTGATTCCCTCGTCTCGAAGACGGGTCACACTCGTCCACACTGATGACGACCGGGGGGAGGCCCGTTACGTCATCGACCGTGGCGAAACCAGGCCACGCCAAGGGATTCTCGTTCTCGAATTCCTCGATTCCGTAGGCCAGCGCGCCCTGGTTGTTGTGGAGGTCGAGAAGGATCCCATTGTTCTCGATCGA
Above is a genomic segment from Candidatus Binatia bacterium containing:
- a CDS encoding paraquat-inducible protein A; its protein translation is MQRGLQSCETCELLSQPVDGATSGRCPRCGQPVEFRKARSLQRTWALILAAAICYVPANLFPVLSTVTIEGAESDTIMGGVVLLWSPSGWPLSLIVLVASIMIPCGKIVALIHLLLSVQRGSIKNREERVRLYRLVEVIGRWSMVDVFVDTFTVALVQLQPLMSVEPGPGLFFFATVVVLTMLAVASFDPRLIWDSNNQKEVRHA
- a CDS encoding MlaD family protein, producing the protein MPDIDPPIPESRVTERKRKRLSFVWIVPLVAAAAGGWIAVTGILNRGPTITIVFDSAEGLEAGKTQIQYNGVEIGTLTQIRLSKDRTEVEATASIKAGNEDLLVEGTHFWVVRPRISGAEVSGLETLLSGAFISLEIGKSKKRKRRFVALKEPPVVESGVPGRFFLLNTDNLGSLEQGSPIYLRRFKVGQVSSYNLNKDGKSFDVKIFVNALYDQYVNAATRFWQASGVDISLSANGVEVETQSLLSILIGGIAFQTPASAKVLTPAEENSRFELFASRATAFQTPLGKAEDFVLIFNQSIRGLEIGAPVELQGVRIGEVVDTELIFDTSRKDVSVPVTIRIYEGLLGLKQNADDDDGRRMRIEALVEKGYRAQLRTGSFITGALFVAIDSFPSAPPAKIDWSQDPPHLATVSGGLASIEDEARELLTEIKTIPFQKIGEDVAIAVAQLNQTLLRATTLMESANGLVQPNSVLLSELDRALEEVSGAARSVRVLADYLERHPESLIFGKSGEEN
- a CDS encoding PqiC family protein, with the translated sequence MTRSCRLSLLSAVALALACSSPTSRFYTLAPTVPADLSAHAALAIGVGPVEIPSAVDRPQFVLQVAPNRVTLHEYHRWAAPLGEAIAQTVAADLSALLGTPDVVPLPAPGFRYDLRVTLDVQRFESVPDQRVEIDAVWSVHDSADPAGMRSGRTVAQEPVEGRDVEALAAAHSRALGQLSRRIAQAIQAEMPSRESPKK
- a CDS encoding paraquat-inducible protein A — its product is MYNRPLADPSLIACLDCDLLQRLPDPESPGSVECPRCARTLWARREDSIDRTLALSAAAVSLCLLANSVPILGLSAVGNQAFTTVFGGAVQLWRDGQQLVATLVFFTAIGAPVLQIGFTTAIALGAKRDPVPRWVAGLLAHLPGAKIWTMVEVMMLGTLVALMKIADYAMVIPGIGLFALGALIVVLAALHVVFDPREIWERVEWTGPGRPEVQEQSAQPEDPGA
- a CDS encoding transporter substrate-binding domain-containing protein, encoding MTLLSLALLLSPANLMAATEPSASGATDSATSAAPDSKPKKLRIGTRNAPPFSFQLPDGTWTGISIDLWRAIAEDLNLEFEIHELKLEKLIESTRKNEINVAVAAIGMTAQRNQIIEFSYPFFSTGLAMAVKSGESGGWWEFLDRLFSKSFLRSAGLLFLILLVTGVLIWAAEHRRNPSQFGGSAADGIGAGFWWSAVTMTTVGYGDKSPITPLGRSLALVWMFISLFALAGLTGAMASALTVTQLTPRIQGPADLSRVRVGALAGSTGAAYLRQNFILYSTFPNTEAGLDAVNARKIDTFVNDEPVLAYGVKRDGTGELSILPQTFDPGFYAFGFPRHSPLRRDVNSSILQIMETSEWLGILARYVDASKQHLETPPRD
- a CDS encoding DUF1566 domain-containing protein; translation: MNRATILTLLLLHTFATPAAAEIIGLLETPDGFASQVGNVQGWVYTTTPGAELIQPFDVLIDGVKTGEVPCCSERGDVNAGDPSIPLRTGFSGVTNWAREAGRGPITVQVRVRDTMGGEALLTNANVDVFSLATFPFSALVEFDQENGSVASRCTLSNDGVFTPGSAELSCTNLVSTKGDLSETEICDGTVRFAWDKASQGFKQVSDCEALPRWTDHGDGTATDNWTGLMWELKTVGRFIIHERDDEFTWASTAGAPGAPDGGAFVEFLGTLNGGEWNGATTTGCFANKCDWRLPTLGELKEILSEQEPFCTTPPCTTIPGETAEGFYWSSSALTGAPGAAWGVNFNDAAVRFDTKSRANHVRAVRGGY